Proteins encoded by one window of Lathyrus oleraceus cultivar Zhongwan6 chromosome 1, CAAS_Psat_ZW6_1.0, whole genome shotgun sequence:
- the LOC127118418 gene encoding SPX domain-containing membrane protein At4g22990-like: protein MLKYVMEILLAESSVITTYYFKWSTGTVAIFLAGLGLTVLPINIIVGSYVSNWFDDRQILLASEIMVLIGIVSAFHVIIPYSELQYICSGLLMFVSAEVLEGNILLVIFFSIFGNCRN from the exons ATGCTCAAATATGTGATGGAGATTTTACTAGCAGAATCTAGTGTCATCACAACATACTACTTTAAGTGGTCAACTGGCACAGTTGCCATTTTTCTTGCTGGCCTTGGTTTGACAGTTCTTCCTATAAACATTATTGTTGGAAGCTATGTAAGCAACTGGTTTGACGACAG GCAAATTCTGTTGGCATCAGAAATCATGGTTTTAATTGGCATAGTCTCGGCCTTTCATGTAATCATTCCATACTCTGAGCTGCAGTACATCTGTTCAGGTCTTCTCATGTTTGTTTCTGCTGAAGTACTTGAAGGTAACATTTTACTAGTaattttcttttctatttttgGTAACTGCcgaaattga
- the LOC127093277 gene encoding aldehyde dehydrogenase family 3 member H1, translated as MVFDGEAASSLVKELRVSFSSGKTRSYEWRISQVKALLKMMAEREDEIVDALRSDLAKPPLETVVYEIGMFKNSCELVLRELKQWMTPEKAKTSITTFPSSAEIIPEPLGVVLVISAWNYPFLLSLDPVVGAIAAGNAVVLKPSEIAPASSSLLAKLLGEYLDNSSIRLVEGAVDETTALLQQKWDKIFYTGNGKVGRIVMAAAAKHLTPVVLELGGKSPTVVDSNVNLEVAARRIISGKWGCNNGQACISPDYLITTKEFAPKLVDALKTELENCFGKNPIESNDLSRIVNSNHFARLLKFLDDDKVSGKIVYGGEKDESKLRIAPTILLDVPQDSLIMSEEIFGPLLPIVTVRIKAHKKELILCHLVQISSVFFGYFLQFGSARAVNRRYISDCVPLKIRIQASAGFVSASALGMACGPALAGLLQTNFKIYNVTFNQDTLPGWVMTIAWLIYSIWLWISFVEPSREFEEDRKTDKSQKSNAGTSTDDFYFFYCDLSR; from the exons ATGGTGTTTGACGGAGAAGCCGCGTCGTCGCTGGTGAAGGAACTGAGGGTGAGTTTCAGTTCCGGTAAGACGCGAAGTTACGAATGGAGAATATCGCAGGTGAAGGCTCTTTTGAAAATGATGGCTGAACGAGAGGATGAAATTGTTGATGCTCTTCGTTCTGACCTTGCTAAACCGCCACTCGAAACGGTCGTCTACGAG ATTGGTATGTTTAAAAACTCATGTGAACTCGTGCTCAGGGAATTGAAACAATGGATGACACCAGAAAAG GCTAAAACTTCAATCACAACTTTTCCGTCTTCGGCTGAAATCATACCTGAACCACTTGGTGTTGTGTTAGTCATCTCCGCGTGGAACTATCCATTTT TGTTGTCCCTTGATCCAGTTGTCGGAGCTATAGCAGCTGGTAATGCTGTGGTTCTAAAACCATCAGAAATTGCTCCGGCTTCATCTTCACTGCTGGCGAAATTGTTAGGGGAGTACTTGGATAACTCGTCTATAAGACTTGTGGAAGGAGCGGTGGATGAAACTACTGCCTTGTTGCAACAAAAGTGGGACAAAATTTTCTACACAG GTAATGGAAAAGTGGGACGGATAGTGATGGCTGCTGCTGCAAAACACCTTACACCAGTTGTTCTTGAACTTGGAGGAAAATCTCCAACTGTTGTTGATTCAAATGTCAATTTAGAG GTTGCTGCAAGACGGATCATTTCTGGCAAATGGGGCTGTAACAATGGACAAGCCTGCATTTCTCCTGATTATCTTATAACAACAAAAGAATTTGCTCCGAAATTG GTAGACGCGTTAAAGACTGAATTGGAAAACTGTTTTGGAAAGAACCCAATAGAATCCAACGATTTGTCGCGCATTGTGAACTCTAACCACTTTGCTCGCTTGTTAAAGTTCTTGGACGACGATAAGGTTTCTGGCAAGATTGTTTATGGAGGTGAAAAGGATGAAAGCAAATT GAGGATTGCTCCAACTATTTTATTAGACGTTCCACAAGATTCTCTGATAATGAGTGAGGAAATCTTTGGTCCATTGCTTCCGATAGTCACGGTAAGAATAAAAGCACACAAAAAAGAACTCATTTTATGTCATTTAGTTCAAATTTCATCTGTCTTCTTTGGTTATTTTTTACA ATTTGGTTCTGCCAGAGCCGTAAACCGGCGCTACATCAGTGATTGTGTGCCTTTGAAAATCCGCATACAAGCATCGGCAGGTTTTGTTAGTGCCAGCGCTCTTGGAATGGCCTGTGGTCCTGCATTAGCTGGCTTACTGCAGACGAATTTTAAGATTTACAATGTTACATTTAATCAAGATACTTTGCCAGGGTGGGTTATGACTATTGCTTGGCTTATTTATTCAATATGGCTGTGGATCTCTTTTGTGGAACCTTCTCGTGAATTTGAAGAGGACCGTAAAACAGATAAATCTCAGAAATCTAATGCTGGTACCTCTACTGATGACTTTTACTTTTTCTATTGTGATCTATCAAGATAG